In Candidatus Binatia bacterium, one DNA window encodes the following:
- a CDS encoding ferritin-like domain-containing protein, whose protein sequence is MPIWHIACVAPLATEVHAMADFLSAYSIQGWLESAPQGYLMGTEYGHAPGEKEPELLLDNEVLREESIKATVQLIVGERCALSASSGLINAAPDEGSRRFLATQTLDEARHVEVFTQRLYDLGVPKSELEDTIRHYANPNLVKFAEVLLEKVDRKDFVAGVVGQNVVLEGMAFSVFEMMYAMNASINPKFAHTLSGTIADERRHVGFGENRIGSLVRQYPEKKSEIEQMQKDMSYFMLATFADAFRGSRTVDELQKLGVDRPRGTYQGADLGGMSPEQMEQLLADTVLRDFKARLTRIGLEYQTPARP, encoded by the coding sequence ATGCCGATCTGGCACATCGCCTGCGTGGCGCCGCTCGCGACGGAGGTTCACGCGATGGCCGACTTTCTTTCCGCGTACTCGATCCAGGGCTGGCTCGAATCGGCGCCGCAAGGGTACCTCATGGGCACCGAGTACGGGCACGCGCCGGGCGAGAAGGAGCCGGAGCTGCTGCTCGACAACGAGGTGCTGCGCGAGGAGTCGATCAAGGCGACGGTGCAGCTCATCGTCGGCGAGCGCTGCGCGCTGTCGGCGTCTTCGGGGCTGATCAACGCGGCGCCCGACGAGGGGAGCCGCCGCTTCCTCGCCACGCAGACGCTCGACGAGGCGCGGCACGTCGAGGTGTTCACGCAGCGCCTGTACGACCTCGGCGTCCCGAAGAGCGAGCTCGAGGACACGATCCGCCACTACGCCAACCCGAACCTCGTCAAGTTCGCCGAGGTGCTGCTCGAGAAGGTCGACCGCAAGGACTTCGTCGCCGGCGTCGTCGGCCAGAACGTCGTGCTCGAGGGGATGGCGTTCAGCGTGTTCGAGATGATGTACGCGATGAACGCGAGCATCAATCCAAAGTTCGCGCACACGCTGTCCGGCACGATCGCCGACGAGCGCCGGCACGTCGGCTTCGGGGAGAACCGCATCGGCTCGCTGGTCCGCCAGTACCCCGAGAAGAAGTCCGAGATCGAGCAGATGCAGAAGGACATGTCCTACTTCATGCTCGCGACCTTCGCCGACGCGTTCCGCGGCAGCCGCACGGTCGACGAGCTGCAGAAGCTCGGCGTCGACCGCCCGCGCGGCACCTACCAGGGGGCGGATCTCGGCGGGATGAGCCCCGAGCAGATGGAGCAGCTGCTCGCGGACACCGTGCTGCGCGACTTCAAGGCGCGGCTCACCCGCATCGGGCTCGAGTACCAGACGCCCGCGCGGCCGTGA
- a CDS encoding OB-fold domain-containing protein, whose protein sequence is MHAAFPLPDVAWEPTRELWAGAARGELRLTRCRSCARLVWYPETPCRHCGGAELAWTTLGGRGRLFSFSIVRHAWIPQVADLLPIVPALVALEEDPRVRFVTRIVDCAPEDLRCDMPVRVVFRPLRFTGVAGEVVAPLFAPDRG, encoded by the coding sequence ATGCACGCCGCCTTTCCGCTGCCCGACGTCGCCTGGGAGCCGACGCGCGAGCTGTGGGCGGGCGCCGCGCGCGGCGAGCTGCGCTTGACGCGCTGTCGCTCGTGCGCGCGCCTCGTCTGGTACCCCGAAACGCCGTGCCGCCATTGCGGCGGCGCGGAGCTCGCGTGGACGACGCTCGGCGGGCGCGGACGTCTGTTCTCGTTCTCCATCGTGCGCCACGCGTGGATCCCGCAGGTCGCGGATCTGCTGCCCATCGTGCCCGCGCTGGTCGCGCTCGAGGAGGATCCGCGCGTGCGGTTCGTCACCCGCATCGTCGACTGCGCGCCCGAGGATCTCCGCTGCGACATGCCGGTGCGCGTCGTGTTCCGCCCGCTGCGCTTCACGGGGGTCGCGGGCGAGGTCGTGGCGCCGCTGTTCGCGCCGGATCGCGGCTGA
- a CDS encoding thiolase family protein, with product MCEPWGFASELDDVAGAIAIVGVGDAEFSKASGRSAREIAAQAAERALADAGLAPADVDGLMWLPFFGGQLDAAAFHAHFGTSHAMWTSPHGGGMVWAGSAPYEAALAIRAGKARYVLNAFAVTWATQRAQMVGGPGQVHAEDLFKQNLEVPFGWFPQPVYFASIARRHMHEYGTTPEQLGAIAVACRRHATLTPGAVMHDKPLTLEDYLASPVIADPFRREDCCLISDGGAAYVMTSLERARDLRKPPVAVLGVGVGNSRTGSYWSQQGDFTATPQVYAAPGAFAMAGIERADVDVLACYDPFTIVSLMQIEDMGFCPKGEGGAFVAGDTLCFDSGKLPYNTHGGLLSHAYVLGIAHVTELVRQLRGEAAAQVPDAEIGVYGGYSGPQASTLILART from the coding sequence ATGTGCGAGCCCTGGGGCTTCGCGAGCGAGCTCGACGACGTCGCCGGCGCCATCGCGATCGTCGGCGTCGGTGACGCGGAGTTCTCGAAGGCCTCGGGGCGCTCGGCGCGGGAGATCGCGGCGCAAGCCGCGGAGCGTGCGCTCGCCGACGCCGGGCTCGCCCCGGCCGACGTCGACGGTCTGATGTGGCTGCCGTTCTTCGGCGGCCAGCTCGACGCGGCGGCGTTCCACGCGCACTTCGGCACCTCGCACGCGATGTGGACGTCGCCGCACGGCGGCGGCATGGTGTGGGCGGGCTCGGCGCCGTACGAGGCGGCGCTCGCGATCCGCGCCGGCAAGGCGCGCTACGTGCTCAACGCCTTCGCCGTCACCTGGGCGACGCAGCGCGCGCAGATGGTCGGCGGTCCCGGCCAGGTGCACGCCGAGGACCTCTTCAAGCAAAATCTCGAGGTGCCGTTCGGCTGGTTCCCGCAGCCGGTCTACTTCGCGAGCATCGCGCGGCGGCACATGCACGAGTACGGCACGACGCCGGAGCAGCTCGGCGCAATCGCCGTCGCATGCCGCCGTCACGCGACGCTCACGCCGGGCGCGGTGATGCACGACAAGCCGCTGACGCTCGAGGACTACCTCGCGAGCCCGGTGATCGCCGATCCGTTTCGCCGCGAGGACTGCTGCCTGATCTCCGACGGCGGCGCGGCCTACGTCATGACCTCGCTCGAGCGGGCGCGCGATCTGCGCAAGCCGCCGGTCGCGGTGCTCGGCGTCGGCGTCGGCAACTCGCGCACCGGCTCCTACTGGTCGCAGCAAGGCGACTTCACCGCGACGCCGCAGGTGTACGCCGCGCCGGGCGCGTTCGCGATGGCGGGGATCGAGCGCGCCGACGTCGACGTGCTCGCCTGCTACGACCCGTTCACCATCGTGTCGCTGATGCAGATCGAGGACATGGGCTTCTGCCCGAAGGGCGAGGGCGGCGCGTTCGTCGCGGGCGACACGCTCTGCTTCGACTCCGGCAAGCTGCCGTACAACACGCACGGCGGGCTGCTGTCGCACGCCTACGTGCTCGGCATCGCGCACGTCACCGAGCTCGTGCGCCAGCTGCGCGGCGAGGCAGCGGCGCAGGTGCCCGACGCCGAGATCGGCGTCTACGGCGGCTACAGCGGTCCGCAGGCGAGCACGCTGATCCTGGCGCGGACCTGA
- a CDS encoding DUF1343 domain-containing protein has product MGVKLGIDRLLEDRALRAKLSGRRVALLGHPASVTSTLTHSLDALVACGDLDVVAAFGPQHGMRGEKQDNMIESEDYVDPVHGIPVWSLYGETRRPTDAMLDQIDVLLVDLQDLGCRIYTFATTLRYVLEDAGRRGKAVWVLDRPNPVGRPVEGLRLRPGWESFVGAGPMPMRHGLTLGELARWFVRAANIDVELEVVAVHGWDPHAAPGFGWPIGQLSWVNPSPNAPNLSMARCYAGTVMIEGTELSEGRGTTRPLEIVGAPEIDARALLAEMHRLAPEWLRGCRLRPCWFEPTFHKHARKLCAGVQIHVDDPGYKHDVFRPYRIVALLLKAYRALHPDAPLWRDFEYEYERERRAIDVINGSPLLRTWVDDPAARPGDLDHLLAPDEESWREERRPLLLYAPYRA; this is encoded by the coding sequence ATGGGTGTGAAGCTCGGCATCGATCGGCTGCTCGAGGACCGCGCGCTGCGCGCGAAGCTCAGCGGGCGGCGCGTCGCGCTGCTCGGCCACCCGGCGTCGGTGACCTCGACGCTGACGCACTCGCTCGACGCGCTCGTCGCCTGCGGCGACCTCGACGTGGTGGCGGCCTTCGGACCGCAGCACGGCATGCGCGGCGAGAAGCAGGACAACATGATCGAGTCCGAGGACTACGTCGATCCGGTGCACGGCATCCCGGTGTGGAGCCTCTACGGCGAGACGCGCCGTCCGACCGACGCGATGCTCGACCAGATCGACGTCCTGCTGGTCGACCTGCAGGACCTCGGCTGCCGCATCTACACGTTCGCGACCACGCTGCGCTACGTCCTCGAGGACGCCGGACGCCGCGGCAAGGCGGTGTGGGTGCTGGACCGCCCGAACCCGGTGGGCCGGCCGGTCGAGGGGCTGCGCCTGCGTCCGGGCTGGGAGAGCTTCGTCGGCGCGGGGCCGATGCCGATGCGCCACGGCCTCACGCTGGGCGAGCTCGCGCGCTGGTTCGTGCGCGCGGCGAACATCGACGTCGAGCTCGAGGTCGTCGCCGTGCACGGCTGGGACCCGCACGCGGCGCCCGGCTTCGGCTGGCCGATCGGGCAGCTCTCGTGGGTCAACCCGAGCCCGAACGCGCCGAACCTGTCGATGGCGCGCTGCTACGCCGGTACGGTGATGATCGAGGGCACCGAGCTCTCCGAAGGACGCGGCACGACGCGGCCGCTCGAGATCGTCGGCGCGCCCGAGATCGACGCGCGCGCACTGCTCGCCGAGATGCACCGGCTCGCGCCGGAGTGGCTGCGTGGCTGCCGGCTGCGTCCGTGCTGGTTCGAGCCGACGTTCCACAAGCACGCGCGCAAGCTCTGCGCCGGTGTGCAGATCCACGTCGACGACCCGGGCTACAAGCACGACGTCTTCCGCCCGTACCGGATCGTCGCGCTGCTCCTGAAGGCGTACCGCGCGCTGCATCCCGACGCGCCGCTGTGGCGCGACTTCGAGTACGAGTACGAGCGCGAGCGCCGCGCGATCGACGTCATCAACGGGAGCCCGCTGCTGCGCACCTGGGTCGACGACCCGGCGGCGCGTCCGGGCGATCTCGACCATCTGCTCGCGCCGGACGAGGAGAGCTGGCGCGAGGAGCGAAGACCGCTGCTGCTCTACGCGCCCTACCGCGCCTGA
- a CDS encoding DUF6056 family protein, with translation MRGRTVALATLALFAALFLVLYVALAQSARFVPDDLCLFASTRKWGVLGTEWQLYTTWSGRWASNLIVAAVMSTLSDARSSYPFSLAALAYAVLSTWVVARVVWRDAVRAAVLPLLALVTVALLFYATPHRGDSWFFVFCAIENLVPLCCALLALACVLRADAHPRLAVPAALLAAISTAGHESVALSALFLGGLGLALGFVVRRDDPRLARGAVVLAVALASFAVSAASPGSAARLDQLPRAPLHVALRDALTGGPQVLRGVAEATPSALLATLATWTLAALVFAPERATALPPRRVLGVVALLLVAAFGVAVAASFPGYYALGTPPPERGRFVLAFFLIGGMATLGVALGGVLRAVPGSAPAVVAAVVLAASFVGYRQTVRMLPEIQVARRYAAAYDARIATILAARRPRDRSTIFVDPLPSSGPLRSAELDPENPRAYANRCLKNYLRLLRPILRRTAATPPRTA, from the coding sequence GTGCGGGGGCGCACCGTCGCGCTCGCGACGCTCGCGCTGTTCGCGGCGTTGTTTCTCGTCCTCTACGTCGCGCTCGCGCAGAGCGCGCGCTTCGTCCCGGACGACCTCTGCCTGTTCGCGAGCACGCGCAAGTGGGGCGTGCTCGGCACGGAGTGGCAGCTCTACACGACGTGGTCCGGGCGCTGGGCGTCGAACCTGATCGTCGCCGCGGTGATGTCGACGCTGTCCGACGCGCGCTCGTCGTACCCGTTCTCGCTCGCCGCCCTCGCCTACGCGGTGCTCTCGACGTGGGTCGTCGCGCGCGTCGTCTGGCGCGACGCGGTGCGCGCGGCGGTGCTGCCGCTCCTCGCGCTGGTGACGGTCGCCCTGCTCTTCTACGCGACCCCGCACCGCGGCGACTCGTGGTTCTTCGTCTTCTGCGCGATCGAGAACCTGGTGCCGCTGTGCTGCGCGCTGCTCGCGCTCGCCTGCGTGCTGCGCGCGGACGCGCACCCGCGCCTCGCCGTTCCCGCGGCGCTGCTCGCGGCGATCTCCACCGCGGGCCACGAGTCGGTCGCGCTCTCGGCGCTCTTCCTGGGTGGGCTCGGGCTCGCGCTCGGCTTCGTCGTGCGGCGCGACGATCCGCGTCTCGCGCGAGGCGCGGTCGTGCTCGCGGTCGCGCTCGCGAGCTTCGCGGTCTCGGCGGCGTCACCGGGGAGCGCCGCGCGCCTCGATCAGCTACCGCGCGCGCCCTTGCACGTCGCGCTGCGGGACGCGCTCACGGGCGGGCCGCAGGTCCTGCGCGGCGTCGCCGAGGCGACGCCGTCCGCGCTCCTCGCGACCCTCGCCACGTGGACGCTCGCGGCGCTCGTCTTCGCGCCCGAGCGCGCGACGGCGCTGCCGCCGCGCCGCGTGCTCGGCGTCGTCGCGCTGCTGCTCGTCGCCGCGTTCGGCGTCGCCGTCGCGGCGAGCTTCCCCGGCTACTACGCGCTCGGCACGCCGCCGCCCGAGCGCGGACGGTTCGTCCTCGCCTTCTTCCTGATCGGCGGCATGGCGACGCTCGGCGTCGCGCTCGGTGGCGTGCTGCGCGCGGTGCCGGGCAGCGCGCCGGCGGTGGTCGCCGCCGTGGTGCTCGCCGCGTCGTTCGTCGGCTACCGCCAGACCGTGCGCATGCTGCCCGAGATCCAGGTCGCGCGGCGCTACGCCGCGGCCTACGACGCGCGCATCGCCACCATCCTCGCCGCGCGACGTCCCCGCGACCGCTCGACGATCTTCGTCGACCCGCTGCCGTCGAGCGGCCCCCTGCGCTCGGCCGAGCTCGATCCGGAGAACCCGCGCGCGTATGCGAACCGCTGCCTGAAGAACTACCTCCGCCTGCTGCGCCCGATCCTGCGGCGCACCGCCGCGACCCCGCCGCGAACCGCCTAG
- a CDS encoding cyclic nucleotide-binding domain-containing protein, translated as MPTGTDALASVSIFGGLSSEALRFLDERLETVHVPAGGSFFSEGDLGDSVYVLDEGRVEVTKSRNGKSTVLALLEPGSCFGEVALIGICPRTASVRALDDCRARKLPSRVLLELYRRLPEQFTLLQMNLGREVARRLSHLTDALLELVAADDEPTLLARHFGSSVK; from the coding sequence ATGCCGACCGGCACCGACGCCCTCGCGAGCGTGTCGATCTTCGGCGGGCTGTCGAGCGAGGCGCTGCGCTTTCTCGACGAGCGCCTCGAGACGGTGCACGTCCCCGCGGGCGGCTCGTTCTTTTCCGAAGGCGACCTCGGCGACAGCGTCTACGTTCTCGACGAGGGACGGGTCGAGGTGACGAAGTCGCGCAACGGCAAGAGCACGGTGCTGGCGCTGCTCGAGCCGGGCTCGTGCTTCGGCGAGGTGGCGCTGATCGGCATCTGCCCGCGCACCGCGAGCGTCCGCGCGCTCGACGACTGTCGGGCGCGCAAGCTGCCGAGCCGCGTGCTGCTCGAGCTCTACCGGCGCCTGCCCGAGCAGTTCACGCTCCTCCAGATGAACCTCGGCCGCGAGGTCGCGCGAAGGCTCTCGCACCTCACCGACGCCCTGCTCGAGCTCGTCGCCGCGGACGACGAGCCGACGCTGCTCGCGCGGCACTTCGGCAGCAGCGTCAAGTAA
- a CDS encoding DOMON-like domain-containing protein produces the protein MTGTFAAARGRSEPALTPLVHHPTTPPSAALEVSGGAALEGTTLWLRFVLHGELARIALPAPASAPRRRDELWRHTCCEAFLGAATRPAYVEANFAPTGDWALYAFDDRRRGMRDVPLARAPRSATRSDARTLTLDVLLDLEPVAALLGPPPYALGLSAVVEEHDGKVAYFALAHPGAHPDFHDPGGWSASLAARAGS, from the coding sequence ATGACCGGCACCTTCGCGGCAGCGCGTGGTCGGAGCGAGCCGGCGCTCACGCCGCTCGTGCACCACCCGACGACGCCGCCGAGCGCGGCGCTCGAGGTGAGTGGCGGAGCGGCGCTCGAGGGGACGACGCTGTGGCTGCGCTTCGTGCTGCACGGAGAGCTTGCTCGCATCGCGCTGCCCGCGCCCGCAAGCGCGCCGAGGCGACGCGACGAGCTCTGGCGGCACACCTGCTGCGAGGCCTTTCTCGGCGCGGCGACGCGTCCCGCGTACGTCGAGGCAAACTTCGCGCCGACGGGCGACTGGGCGCTCTACGCGTTCGACGATCGACGCCGGGGGATGCGCGACGTTCCCCTGGCGCGCGCGCCGCGCAGCGCGACCCGCAGCGACGCGCGCACGCTCACGCTCGACGTCCTGCTCGATCTCGAGCCGGTCGCCGCGCTGCTCGGCCCGCCGCCGTACGCGCTCGGCCTTTCGGCCGTGGTCGAGGAGCACGACGGCAAGGTCGCGTACTTCGCGCTCGCGCACCCCGGCGCCCATCCCGACTTCCACGACCCCGGCGGCTGGAGCGCGTCGCTCGCCGCGCGGGCCGGGTCGTGA
- a CDS encoding M23 family metallopeptidase has translation MALVVVGGGMSARAAAHATQDEPRAEDQLTPVLARVLATPAVVVQSDGVWRLPWELVLTNVTDVPITIESVEVLDPTRGDAVVTKLDGENLASRIGPPVRSTTLGPGQDTVMYLEASFPRREDVPKKLAHRIVATTKQPKPPLGERTVERVAPTDVITDAPLVVGPPLRGARWVAAASCCDSYHRRAVLPINGERRLAQRYAIDWMQLTEDDRLASGDPKRNESYPQFGAEAIAVADATVAHVQDGMPEGTPGAFPEGVTATTADGNAVVLDLGGGRYALYAHFQPGSIRVREGERVKRGQVLGLVGNSGNSDAPHLHFHVMDGPSPLGSNGVPYVIDAFEVTGRAVSQSSLDEELEKADQQVQVVPVEGEAQRRNELPVDLAVVTFPES, from the coding sequence GTGGCGCTCGTCGTCGTCGGGGGCGGCATGAGCGCGCGCGCCGCCGCGCACGCGACGCAGGACGAGCCGCGCGCGGAGGACCAGCTCACGCCGGTCCTGGCGCGCGTCCTCGCGACGCCCGCCGTGGTCGTGCAGAGCGACGGCGTGTGGCGTCTGCCCTGGGAGCTCGTGCTGACCAACGTGACCGACGTCCCGATCACCATCGAGTCGGTCGAGGTGCTCGATCCGACGCGCGGCGACGCGGTGGTGACGAAGCTCGACGGCGAGAACCTCGCGTCGCGCATCGGGCCGCCGGTGCGCTCGACCACGCTCGGCCCGGGACAGGACACGGTGATGTACCTCGAGGCGAGCTTTCCGCGCCGCGAGGACGTGCCGAAGAAGCTCGCGCACCGCATCGTCGCGACCACCAAGCAGCCGAAGCCGCCGCTCGGCGAGCGCACCGTCGAGCGCGTCGCGCCGACCGACGTGATCACCGACGCGCCGCTCGTCGTCGGACCGCCGCTGCGCGGCGCCCGCTGGGTCGCGGCCGCGAGCTGCTGCGACTCGTACCACCGCCGCGCGGTGCTGCCGATCAACGGCGAGCGCCGGCTCGCGCAGCGCTACGCCATCGACTGGATGCAGCTCACCGAGGACGATCGCCTGGCGAGCGGCGATCCGAAGCGCAACGAGAGCTACCCGCAGTTCGGCGCCGAGGCGATCGCGGTCGCCGACGCGACCGTCGCGCACGTCCAGGACGGGATGCCGGAGGGGACGCCGGGCGCCTTCCCGGAAGGCGTCACCGCGACCACCGCGGACGGCAACGCGGTCGTGCTCGACCTCGGCGGCGGCCGCTACGCGCTGTACGCGCACTTCCAGCCCGGCAGCATCCGGGTGCGCGAGGGCGAGCGCGTGAAGCGCGGGCAGGTGCTCGGGCTCGTCGGCAACTCCGGCAACAGCGACGCGCCGCACCTCCACTTCCACGTCATGGACGGTCCGTCGCCGCTCGGCTCGAACGGCGTGCCCTACGTCATCGACGCCTTCGAGGTCACCGGCCGCGCGGTGTCGCAGAGCAGCCTCGACGAGGAGCTCGAGAAGGCGGACCAGCAGGTGCAGGTCGTGCCGGTCGAGGGCGAAGCGCAGCGTCGCAACGAGCTGCCGGTGGATCTCGCCGTGGTGACCTTCCCGGAGAGCTGA
- a CDS encoding PAS domain S-box protein has product MHSSSRPRRGSRAPGGPDEPGRGSHVVQLYEGDAFLLDQVSRFIVAGFDAGDGLVVIAEEPHVADLEARLASYGIDVPAASAQGRYVALDARQILREVSVDGRVDRERFLDVVEGTLARVAENRAQVRAFGEIVAVLWRDGRHEEALRLERFWNELTERMPLALLCAYPVRVGGCEPTGALLHEVCDQHTEVVPAESYTALVSSDARLRAVTQLQHETDAFARERSERARLAAIVESSDDAIIGKTLDGIVTSWNDGARRIFGYTAEEMLGRPLNLLVPPDRTDDIAQILAKIRVGARVEHYETERLCKDGRRIHVSLTISPIKDASGAVVGASKIARDITGRKRAEDELRRGREALETISRVGLSLSAELELDKLLHAVTEAATQLAGARYGAFFYRQVDGLGERYELREVLGPSSWLEGAGCRPESSPLASVLRGESVVRLDDLRAGCGADASAGAPAEPTVRSYMAVPVVGRGREVLGALVLGHPRRGVFTEHAERLVTGLAAHAAVAVDNARLYQAERRLRSEAEQASRAKDEFLAMLGHELRNPLASVRNAIVTASLDPGRRERALGIARRGADQLARMVDDLLDVARISRGKITLQRARVSVQAIVERAVETTRPLVDDRGHTLRVSLPEEPLEVNGDQTRLEQVLVNLITNSAKYTEAGGHIEVSVERAGGDAVLRVVDDGAGIAPEMLPRIFELFSQAERELARTQGGLGVGLTVVRQLVELHGGSVEAHSEGLGKGAELVVRLPALSPAERTEPQTSAAQPSAVERARVLLVEDNPDVAESMALLLELLGHQVRVVDDGLAALDSARAWRPEVVLIDIGLPGIDGYEVARRMRADEGIPHALLVALTGYGRSEDKARALAAGFDHHLTKPVEFDALSALVSALPQRRSGTSSTVH; this is encoded by the coding sequence TTGCACAGTAGCTCGCGTCCACGACGCGGCTCGCGCGCGCCCGGCGGTCCGGACGAGCCCGGTCGCGGCTCTCACGTCGTTCAGCTCTACGAGGGCGACGCCTTCCTCCTCGACCAGGTGTCGCGCTTCATCGTCGCCGGCTTCGACGCGGGCGACGGCCTGGTGGTCATCGCGGAGGAGCCGCACGTCGCCGATCTCGAGGCGCGGCTTGCGAGCTACGGCATCGACGTTCCCGCTGCAAGCGCGCAGGGGCGTTACGTCGCGCTCGATGCGCGGCAGATCCTGCGCGAGGTGTCGGTCGACGGGCGCGTCGATCGCGAGCGCTTCCTCGACGTCGTCGAGGGAACGCTCGCGCGCGTCGCGGAGAATCGCGCGCAGGTCCGCGCCTTCGGGGAGATCGTCGCCGTGCTGTGGCGCGACGGACGCCACGAGGAGGCGCTGCGTCTCGAGCGCTTCTGGAACGAGCTCACCGAGCGCATGCCGCTCGCGCTGCTCTGCGCCTATCCGGTCCGCGTCGGCGGCTGCGAGCCCACGGGGGCGCTGCTGCACGAGGTCTGCGACCAGCACACGGAGGTCGTTCCGGCGGAGAGCTATACCGCGCTGGTCTCCTCCGACGCCCGCCTGCGCGCGGTCACGCAGCTCCAGCACGAGACGGACGCGTTCGCGCGCGAGCGCTCGGAGCGCGCGCGCCTCGCGGCGATCGTCGAGTCGTCGGACGACGCGATCATCGGCAAGACCCTCGACGGCATCGTGACGAGCTGGAACGACGGCGCGCGGCGGATCTTCGGCTACACCGCGGAGGAGATGCTCGGCCGGCCGCTCAACTTGCTCGTGCCGCCCGACCGCACCGACGACATCGCGCAGATCCTCGCCAAGATCCGCGTCGGCGCGCGCGTCGAGCACTACGAGACCGAGCGCCTGTGCAAGGACGGCCGGCGCATCCACGTGTCGCTCACCATCTCGCCGATCAAGGACGCATCGGGCGCCGTGGTCGGGGCGTCGAAGATCGCGCGCGACATCACCGGGCGAAAGCGCGCCGAGGACGAGCTGCGCCGCGGCCGCGAGGCGCTCGAGACGATCTCGCGCGTCGGGCTGTCGCTGTCGGCGGAGCTCGAGCTCGACAAGCTGCTGCACGCCGTGACCGAAGCGGCGACCCAGCTCGCCGGCGCGCGCTACGGCGCCTTCTTCTACCGGCAGGTCGACGGGCTGGGAGAGCGCTACGAGCTGCGCGAGGTGCTGGGTCCGTCGAGCTGGCTCGAGGGCGCGGGCTGCCGTCCGGAGTCCTCGCCGCTCGCGAGCGTGCTGCGCGGCGAGAGCGTCGTGCGCCTCGACGATCTGCGCGCGGGGTGCGGCGCCGACGCGTCGGCGGGCGCGCCGGCGGAGCCGACGGTGCGCAGCTACATGGCGGTTCCCGTGGTCGGCCGCGGGCGCGAGGTGCTCGGCGCGCTCGTGCTCGGACACCCGCGCCGCGGCGTGTTCACCGAGCACGCCGAGCGTCTCGTCACCGGGCTCGCGGCGCACGCCGCGGTCGCGGTCGACAACGCGCGCCTCTACCAGGCCGAGCGTCGGCTGCGCAGCGAGGCCGAGCAGGCGAGCCGCGCCAAGGACGAGTTCCTCGCCATGCTCGGTCACGAGCTGCGCAATCCGCTCGCGTCGGTGCGCAACGCGATCGTCACCGCGAGCCTCGACCCCGGGCGCCGCGAGCGCGCGCTCGGCATCGCGCGCCGCGGCGCCGATCAGCTCGCGCGCATGGTCGACGATCTGCTCGACGTCGCGCGCATCTCGCGCGGCAAGATCACGCTGCAGCGTGCGCGGGTCTCCGTGCAGGCGATCGTCGAGCGCGCCGTCGAGACGACGCGCCCGCTGGTCGACGACCGCGGTCACACGCTGCGGGTGTCGTTGCCCGAGGAGCCGCTCGAGGTGAACGGCGACCAGACCCGGCTCGAGCAGGTGCTGGTCAATCTGATCACCAACTCGGCGAAGTACACCGAGGCCGGCGGGCACATCGAGGTGAGCGTCGAGCGCGCGGGCGGCGACGCGGTGCTGCGCGTCGTGGACGACGGCGCCGGCATCGCGCCCGAGATGCTGCCGCGCATCTTCGAGCTCTTCAGCCAGGCCGAGCGCGAGCTCGCGCGCACGCAGGGCGGGCTCGGCGTCGGGCTCACGGTCGTGCGTCAGCTCGTCGAGCTGCACGGCGGATCGGTCGAGGCGCACAGCGAGGGGCTGGGGAAGGGCGCGGAGCTCGTCGTCCGGCTGCCGGCGCTGTCGCCGGCGGAGCGCACGGAGCCGCAGACGTCGGCGGCGCAGCCGTCCGCGGTCGAGCGCGCGCGCGTGCTGCTGGTCGAGGACAATCCCGACGTCGCCGAGAGCATGGCGCTTCTCCTCGAGCTGCTCGGCCACCAGGTGCGCGTCGTCGACGACGGCCTCGCGGCGCTCGACAGCGCGCGCGCGTGGCGCCCCGAGGTCGTGCTGATCGACATCGGGCTGCCGGGGATCGACGGCTACGAGGTGGCGCGCCGCATGCGCGCCGACGAGGGCATCCCGCACGCGCTGCTGGTCGCGCTCACCGGCTACGGGCGCAGCGAGGACAAGGCGCGCGCGCTCGCGGCGGGCTTCGACCACCACCTCACGAAGCCGGTCGAGTTCGACGCGCTGAGCGCGCTCGTGTCGGCGCTGCCGCAGCGTCGCTCCGGAACGTCGTCGACGGTGCACTGA